A region from the Eretmochelys imbricata isolate rEreImb1 chromosome 16, rEreImb1.hap1, whole genome shotgun sequence genome encodes:
- the BARHL1 gene encoding barH-like 1 homeobox protein, which translates to MEGSNGFGIDSILSHRAGSPAAPQGDPLMGECRSPLELSPGSEVSSGCPSPHSPGKECLEAAAPRQGVAVGLESHLQPGQGSAPSQSRTVTSSFLIRDILADCKPLAACAPYSSTNGQSGPEPAGRIPAKPGEDFREKMDKSSSNASSDSEYKVKEEGDREISSSRDSPPVRLKKPRKARTAFTDHQLAQLERSFERQKYLSVQDRMELAASLNLTDTQVKTWYQNRRTKWKRQTAVGLELLAEAGNYSALQRMFPSPYFYPQSLVSNLDPGAALYLYRGPSAPPPALQRPLVPRILIHGLQGGSEPPPPLPPLAGVLPRAAQPR; encoded by the exons ATGGAAGGCTCCAACGGATTTGGGATCGACTCCATCCTGTCCCACAGAGCGGGGAGCCCGGCCGCGCCCCAAGGAGACCCGCTGATGGGGGAGTGCAGGTCCCCCCTGGAACTAAGCCCCGGCTCCGAAGTCAGCAGCGGGTGCCCGTCTCCCCACTCGCCAGGGAAGGAATGCCTGGAGGCGGCGGCTCCCAGGCAAGGGGTGGCCGTGGGCTTGGAATCTCACCTCCAGCCGGGGCAGGGCTCGGCGCCTTCCCAGTCCAGAACAGTGACCTCGTCTTTCCTAATCAGGGACATCCTCGCCGATTGCAAGCCCCTGGCAGCCTGCGCGCCTTACTCTAGCACCAATGGACAGAGCGGCCCGGAGCCGGCGGGGCGAATCCCGGCCAAACCCGGGGAGGACTTTAGAGAGAAAATGGACAAAAGTAGCAGCAACGCCTCGTCGGACTCGGAGTACAAAG TGAAAGAAGAAGGGGACCGAGAAATCTCCAGCTCCAGGGACAGCCCCCCGGTGAGGCTGAAAAAGCCGCGCAAAGCCCGCACCGCCTTCACCGATCACCAGCTCGCCCAGCTGGAGCGGAGCTTTGAGAGGCAGAAATACCTGAGTGTGCAGGACAGGATGGAGCTGGCGGCCTCCCTCAACCTCACTGACACCCAAGTGAAAACGTGGTACCAGAACAGAAG GACCAAGTGGAAGAGGCAGACAGCAGTGGGACTGGAGCtactggcagaagctgggaattatTCAGCCCTCCAGCGAATGTTCCCATCTCCCTATTTCTACCCGCAGAGCTTGGTCTCCAACCTGGACCCCGGAGCGGCTCTCTATCTGTACCGGGGTCCcagcgcccctcccccggctttgCAGAGACCTTTGGTACCCCGGATCCTCATTCACGGACTGCAGGGGGGTAGCGAGCcgcccccacctttgcccccccTGGCAGGCGTCCTCCCGCGAGCGGCTCAACCGCGGTGA